A single Scleropages formosus chromosome 4, fSclFor1.1, whole genome shotgun sequence DNA region contains:
- the LOC108934077 gene encoding early growth response protein 1-like, with protein sequence MAAAKTEMLLPVPQISEPLSFPHSPMDNYPKLEEILQLHSNAFHAASAPEATGYGSGEPGEQYDHLTADTLSEISLGSEKTLAEQSCAAPRLPPVSYTGRFTLEPAAACSNSLWAEPIFSLFSGLMGMPAPTNTSALPSAALPISSSSSFSSQTTLSCSTHHGDSNPIYSAAPTIATGNQDIFPEQSQTFPNPSSCSLPYPPPAYPNGKPSTFAVPIIPDYLFPQQQCDTTLMPPDQKPFQSQTGQSPLSLTPLSTIRAFATQTGSQDPKGTYQSQLTKPSRMRKYPNRPSKTPPHERPYACPVDTCNRRFSRSDELTRHIRIHTGQKPFQCRICMRNFSRSDHLTTHIRTHTGEKPFACDVCGRKFARSDERKRHTKIHMRQKDKKAEKAVGSVSAPSPISSYPSPVTSYPSPVSSYPSPVPSCYPSPGHNSYPSPSVATMYPSGSSPFGTQGAVGFPSPVPSSIYSSPANTPLSDMQSTLSPRTTEIC encoded by the exons ATGGCCGCGGCCAAGACCGAGATGCTCCTGCCTGTACCTCAGATCTCGGAGCCCCTGAGCTTCCCTCACTCACCCATGGACAACTACCCCAAGCTGGAGGAGATTCTGCAGCTCCACTCCAACGCTTTCCATGCCGCCTCTGCCCCGGAGGCCACGGGATATGGGTCAGGAGAGCCAGGAGAACAGTATGACCACCTGACAGCCG ACACTTTGTCGGAGATCTCCCTGGGCTCCGAGAAGACCCTTGCCGAGCAGAGCTGTGCTGCCCCTCGCCTGCCCCCTGTTTCGTACACGGGCCGCTTCACCCTGGAGCCGGCGGCCGCCTGCAGCAACAGCCTGTGGGCCGAGCCCATATTCAGCCTCTTCAGCGGACTGATGGGGATGCCAGCACCCACCAATACATCGGCACTGCCCTCTGCTGCCCTGCCcatcagctcttcctcttccttctcctcccagACTACCTTGAGCTGCTCTACCCACCACGGCGATTCAAACCCCATCTATTCCGCCGCACCAACTATTGCCACTGGCAACCAAGACATCTTTCCAGAGCAGAGCCAGACCTTCCCCAACCCCTCAAGCTGCTCCCTCCCATATCCTCCACCTGCGTACCCTAACGGCAAGCCCTCCACCTTCGCTGTTCCCATCATTCCTGACTACCTGTTCCCCCAGCAGCAGTGCGACACCACCTTGATGCCTCCAGATCAGAAGCCCTTCCAGTCCCAAACTGGACAGTCTCCTCTCTCCCTTACGCCGCTGTCCACCATTAGGGCATTTGCCACCCAGACGGGCTCACAGGACCCGAAGGGAACTTACCAGTCACAGCTGACGAAGCCTAGCCGCATGCGCAAGTACCCAAACCGTCCCAGCAAGACCCCGCCGCACGAGAGGCCCTACGCCTGCCCCGTGGACACCTGCAACCGTCGCTTTTCCCGCTCCGACGAGCTCACTCGCCACATCCGCATCCACACGGGCCAGAAGCCCTTCCAGTGCCGCATCTGCATGCGCAACTTCAGCCGCAGCGACCACTTGACCACCCACATCCGCACGCACACAGGCGAGAAGCCTTTCGCCTGCGACGTCTGCGGCCGCAAGTTTGCCCGGAGCGACGAGCGCAAGCGGCACACGAAGATCCACATGCGGCAGAAGGACAAGAAGGCGGAGAAGGCGGTGGGCTCCGTCTCGGCCCCTTCCCCCATCTCCAGTTACCCATCGCCGGTCACGTCATACCCCTCGCCTGTCTCCTCTTACCCCTCCCCAGTCCCCTCCTGCTACCCGTCTCCTGGGCACAACTCTTACCCGTCCCCGTCAGTTGCCACTATGTACCCCTCAGGCTCCAGTCCGTTTGGCACGCAGGGAGCAGTCGGGTTCCCCTCCCCTGTTCCTTCGAGCATTTACAGCTCTCCAGCCAACACCCCGCTGTCAGACATGCAGTCCACACTCTCTCCAAGGACGACCGAGATCTGCTGA